A part of Nesterenkonia lutea genomic DNA contains:
- a CDS encoding Panacea domain-containing protein → MANALDVAQFILEKHGEMTTMKLQKLCYYSQGWSLAWDEVPIFDNQIEAWANGPVVRDLYRTHRGQFRISKIQGGDSNALSEAEQDTVNAVLSAYGHLTGQQLSDLSHNEDPWINARGDAPEGSTLSTPIDRDALQDFFGGLDSAQRAS, encoded by the coding sequence ATGGCTAATGCCCTCGATGTAGCCCAGTTCATCCTGGAGAAGCATGGTGAGATGACGACGATGAAGCTGCAAAAGCTCTGCTACTACTCCCAGGGTTGGTCACTGGCCTGGGACGAGGTGCCAATCTTCGACAATCAGATCGAAGCTTGGGCCAACGGCCCCGTGGTTCGCGACCTCTACAGAACCCACCGGGGTCAGTTTCGGATCTCGAAGATTCAGGGTGGAGACTCGAACGCCCTGTCAGAGGCGGAACAAGACACGGTGAACGCCGTCCTGTCCGCGTACGGTCACCTAACCGGACAGCAGCTCAGTGACCTCTCCCATAACGAGGATCCCTGGATCAACGCCAGAGGAGACGCCCCGGAAGGGTCTACACTCTCGACCCCAATAGACCGGGACGCATTGCAGGACTTCTTCGGCGGCTTAGATTCGGCCCAGCGCGCCTCGTAG
- a CDS encoding universal stress protein encodes MNIEVPVTPTAESRDSAQTHDTHTSAAPSAASEEPRAPRPLGVLVGFDGSANATAALRWAAREAHFRGLALTVASSFTIAPAVSGYLESFPDSEGQTLARQATEAVLNEAKQKLSGYDGEVTYRLEHGDAAGVMVRLSGSAELTVVGSRGRGGFTGRILGSVAAALPAHAHSPTVVVPHTEGSDVGEGLEALTTADSRPVVVGIDGSPHSRRAAAEAARTALSHKTDLQLVMALPPLTTAAMWYPELAAREQALVHSRMDDLNKDLDVEVGWVQAQFPELSVSGTVEEGFPVNLLHEMSARVQLTVVGTRGLSGLRSALLGSVSRELLHHATGPVMVVPSQD; translated from the coding sequence ATGAACATCGAGGTTCCTGTCACACCCACCGCGGAGTCACGAGACTCCGCCCAGACTCACGACACCCACACCTCCGCAGCCCCCAGTGCCGCCTCCGAGGAGCCGCGCGCGCCGCGGCCACTCGGAGTGCTGGTCGGCTTCGACGGCTCGGCCAACGCCACCGCCGCGCTGCGCTGGGCCGCCCGCGAGGCACATTTCCGAGGCCTTGCCCTGACGGTCGCAAGCTCCTTCACGATCGCTCCGGCGGTGAGCGGCTATCTGGAGAGCTTTCCCGACTCCGAGGGACAGACCCTCGCCCGCCAGGCCACTGAGGCCGTCTTGAACGAAGCCAAGCAGAAGCTCTCCGGCTACGACGGCGAGGTGACGTATCGGCTGGAGCATGGAGACGCAGCCGGAGTGATGGTGCGGCTCTCCGGTTCGGCCGAACTGACCGTGGTCGGAAGCCGCGGACGCGGCGGATTCACGGGGCGCATCCTCGGCTCGGTCGCGGCCGCGCTTCCCGCTCATGCGCACTCCCCCACGGTCGTCGTCCCGCACACTGAGGGCTCCGACGTGGGAGAAGGCCTCGAGGCGCTGACCACTGCCGACTCCAGGCCCGTGGTGGTCGGCATCGACGGTTCGCCCCACTCCCGTCGCGCGGCGGCAGAGGCCGCCCGGACCGCGCTCAGTCACAAGACCGATCTCCAGCTGGTCATGGCCCTGCCGCCGCTGACCACCGCGGCCATGTGGTATCCGGAGCTTGCTGCCCGCGAACAGGCGCTGGTGCATTCGCGGATGGATGATCTGAACAAGGACCTCGACGTCGAGGTGGGCTGGGTCCAGGCACAGTTCCCGGAGCTCTCGGTCTCCGGGACAGTTGAAGAGGGATTTCCGGTGAACCTGCTCCACGAGATGAGCGCGCGGGTGCAGCTGACCGTGGTCGGCACCCGGGGCCTCAGCGGTCTGCGCAGCGCTCTCCTGGGGTCCGTCTCTCGAGAACTGCTGCACCATGCCACGGGACCGGTGATGGTGGTGCCGAGCCAGGACTGA